In a genomic window of Maridesulfovibrio ferrireducens:
- a CDS encoding PAS domain-containing hybrid sensor histidine kinase/response regulator: MAASICGIALISALAFGGVLSYSYITSLRAEFYDRVRAEGEGHSLEVYSFLNRAMSRLGELSRDNSIRVTMMLGVDYPLSEKLAEYDQTPSGVDYFILREGDDKIFSSTSKKYDETLVREALLNPPFRCTFCRSSDGKFVTVFSVPIQSRSQVVGSAACLVDLSWSGLDPLFESITSGKLILFAQGGAFDLISGEVLPLVMGEAISEKTQHARLGENLEGVLFRSFLVPGLAYFISDVRLNKAITKTFLLSMPFFVAVTCLCFFVALWLSNKLGKPLRVISDAAEDISKGLDVDIQTKGSHIYEINTLEKSLSSMLSSLRRTKELEEYQFFFDNVGDLVCITDIDGLFLEANCRISSQLGYSREELLGKTLFELVPTSERASLRSVLNDILSGSSTDSFECPMVTKSGLTVHSEVRSRKIVYHGADVLLSVVRDVTDRKRDEEELQRYASELLRAKKVEERNSAHMSETLRQLEDAMARAEVASRTKSEFLAQMSHEIRTPMNSILGMSDMLRDTPLSAEQKSYVTIFRDSGKALMELIDGILDLSKIESGKLSLEKTEFNLDNLIDEVSGIMSVTAWKKKLIFACHIDPMTPATLVGDPTRIKQIIVNLLSNAIKFTAEGAVCLEISSRVMDDGKVLLFINVTDSGIGISEDKVELIFENFTQADSSTTRKFGGTGLGLAITRKLVKLMDGNIEACNIKNGGALFKAEIILDESENVDLLDSRVRRIMQGMKILVVDKNIIVRSYICECLSSWGGLCFHAENSSLAIEQIGLSGNSIDLVIISEKLGEEDGLSEVEVIKENLKSSSPAVCLLSSSPGDSGNRPEINKLFGVMGSARWPLTRGALQNAMLNLFEKTEAEEGDLVPEKRLLPTRILFAEDSENNRMLIKFYLKDTPFRITFVGDGLEAVAMYKKHNFDLVLMDIQMPNLDGYGATKEIRDYERMNGYPETPIVALTANAYDQDRQHSIDVGCSGYLTKPIKKITLIKNILKFTA; this comes from the coding sequence ATGGCCGCATCGATTTGCGGCATTGCGCTTATCTCTGCCCTCGCTTTTGGAGGTGTTCTTTCTTATAGTTATATCACAAGCTTGCGAGCTGAATTTTATGATCGGGTACGTGCAGAAGGAGAAGGGCATAGTTTAGAGGTCTATAGTTTTTTAAATAGGGCAATGTCCCGTCTTGGTGAGCTTAGCAGAGATAATTCGATCCGGGTTACAATGATGCTGGGAGTTGATTATCCGCTTTCCGAAAAGCTGGCTGAGTATGATCAGACTCCATCCGGGGTGGATTATTTTATTTTGCGTGAAGGTGATGATAAGATTTTTTCGTCTACTTCAAAAAAATATGATGAAACGCTTGTTAGGGAGGCTCTTCTTAATCCTCCGTTTCGTTGTACTTTTTGCCGATCTTCCGACGGTAAGTTTGTTACTGTTTTTTCCGTTCCAATTCAAAGTAGATCTCAAGTTGTTGGTAGTGCGGCCTGTCTTGTAGATCTTTCTTGGTCTGGTCTCGATCCTCTGTTTGAAAGTATTACGAGCGGGAAACTTATTTTGTTTGCGCAGGGCGGTGCATTTGATTTGATATCAGGTGAAGTTCTACCGCTGGTAATGGGTGAGGCTATTTCTGAGAAAACTCAGCATGCCCGGCTTGGGGAAAACCTTGAGGGAGTGCTTTTCCGTAGTTTTCTTGTGCCGGGGCTTGCGTATTTTATTTCTGACGTACGACTTAATAAGGCTATAACGAAAACTTTTTTACTTTCCATGCCCTTTTTTGTTGCAGTAACTTGTCTTTGTTTTTTCGTTGCTCTCTGGCTGAGCAATAAGCTTGGCAAACCTCTTCGTGTTATCAGTGATGCGGCTGAAGATATTTCAAAGGGATTGGATGTCGATATACAGACGAAGGGCAGTCATATTTATGAGATTAATACTCTTGAGAAGTCCTTGTCTTCTATGCTCAGTAGCTTACGCAGAACGAAAGAGCTGGAAGAGTATCAGTTCTTTTTTGATAACGTGGGGGACCTTGTCTGTATTACTGATATAGATGGTCTTTTTTTAGAAGCAAACTGCCGTATCTCCTCACAGTTAGGATATTCACGTGAAGAACTGCTGGGAAAAACTCTTTTTGAGCTGGTTCCGACCTCTGAACGAGCCTCTTTGCGCAGTGTTTTGAATGATATTTTGAGTGGTAGCTCCACGGATAGTTTTGAGTGTCCTATGGTTACGAAATCCGGGCTGACAGTTCACTCGGAGGTTCGTTCCCGAAAGATAGTATATCACGGAGCAGATGTTCTTCTCAGTGTCGTGCGTGATGTTACTGATAGAAAGAGGGACGAAGAGGAGTTGCAGCGATATGCCTCCGAATTATTGAGAGCTAAAAAGGTGGAGGAACGGAATTCTGCGCATATGTCTGAAACGCTGAGGCAGTTGGAAGATGCAATGGCGCGTGCTGAGGTTGCAAGTCGGACAAAAAGTGAATTTCTTGCACAGATGAGTCATGAAATCCGTACACCTATGAACTCAATTCTGGGCATGTCTGATATGCTTAGAGATACGCCTCTTTCCGCAGAACAAAAAAGCTATGTCACTATTTTTCGTGATTCAGGTAAAGCTCTTATGGAGCTGATTGACGGCATACTGGATTTGTCCAAGATTGAGTCCGGCAAGTTGTCTCTTGAAAAAACCGAGTTTAATTTAGATAATCTGATAGATGAAGTTTCTGGGATAATGTCTGTAACTGCTTGGAAAAAAAAGCTTATCTTTGCCTGTCATATTGACCCGATGACTCCTGCAACTCTTGTTGGTGATCCTACCAGAATCAAACAAATTATAGTTAATCTTTTGAGCAATGCGATTAAGTTTACCGCTGAAGGGGCAGTATGTCTGGAGATATCAAGCCGTGTTATGGATGATGGTAAGGTTCTTTTATTTATTAATGTTACTGACTCCGGTATTGGTATTTCAGAAGATAAAGTTGAATTGATTTTTGAAAATTTCACGCAGGCCGATTCATCTACAACCCGCAAATTCGGCGGAACAGGGCTCGGGCTGGCCATTACCCGAAAACTTGTAAAGCTTATGGATGGTAATATCGAGGCTTGTAATATTAAGAATGGCGGTGCTCTTTTCAAGGCGGAAATTATCCTGGACGAATCTGAAAATGTTGACCTGCTGGATAGTAGAGTAAGAAGAATTATGCAGGGCATGAAGATTCTTGTGGTTGATAAAAATATTATTGTCCGCAGTTATATTTGCGAATGTCTCTCTAGTTGGGGAGGGCTTTGTTTTCACGCAGAAAATAGTTCTCTCGCTATAGAGCAGATTGGGCTTAGCGGAAATAGTATCGATCTTGTAATTATTTCCGAAAAGCTCGGCGAAGAAGATGGGCTTAGCGAAGTTGAAGTAATTAAAGAAAATTTGAAATCGTCTTCCCCTGCTGTTTGCTTATTGTCGTCTTCTCCTGGAGACAGTGGTAACCGACCAGAAATTAATAAGCTTTTCGGTGTGATGGGCAGTGCGCGCTGGCCTCTTACTCGTGGAGCTTTACAGAATGCAATGCTTAATCTTTTTGAAAAGACAGAGGCGGAAGAGGGAGACTTAGTCCCGGAAAAAAGGCTTCTGCCAACTCGAATCCTGTTCGCTGAAGATTCAGAAAATAATCGTATGTTGATTAAATTTTACCTCAAGGACACACCATTTAGGATTACGTTTGTCGGGGATGGGCTTGAAGCTGTTGCAATGTACAAGAAGCATAATTTTGATTTGGTTTTGATGGATATTCAGATGCCTAATCTGGATGGGTATGGGGCAACTAAAGAAATTCGGGATTATGAAAGAATGAATGGGTATCCTGAAACTCCAATAGTTGCTTTAACTGCGAATGCATATGATCAAGATCGGCAGCACAGTATTGATGTCGGTTGCAGCGGTTATCTGACGAAGCCGATTAAAAAGATTACTTTAATTAAGAATATTTTAAAATTTACCGCTTAA
- a CDS encoding GNAT family N-acetyltransferase, translated as MTDILKGYEISWIDSVSRVDRDEWNGLASLIDFPFLEWDWLRLLEESGCVRLETGWLSAHMLVRHEGRLVAAVPLYVRDQSDGEFIFDRVWYEVAQKGGITYYPKVVGMSPYTPASGYRFLIAPDVNADVIVRLVCQTLDRFCTANNLGSSAFNFVDPDWTKEMEAYGYATWQHQGYVWENHDYKDFEQWMGSLNGNRRKTVRRERKSLKAEKIRVEILVGDEIPDHYFLLMYKCYVSTNDKFGVWSCKYLNEEFFEGLSKYMRKNIFFSVAFREGEEEPIAMAMFVFSGDRLWGRYWGCFEEVRFLHFELCYYAPIEWAIANDIRLYDPGMGGEHKARRGFFSSPCYSLHRFSDSSMDLTFKTYILEVNTLENGYINEMNDMMPIVKS; from the coding sequence ATGACTGATATTCTAAAAGGTTATGAAATATCGTGGATCGATTCCGTTTCCAGAGTGGACAGGGATGAGTGGAATGGACTTGCGAGTCTTATTGATTTTCCATTTCTGGAGTGGGACTGGTTGCGTCTGCTTGAAGAAAGCGGATGTGTTCGTCTTGAAACTGGTTGGCTCAGTGCCCATATGCTTGTTCGCCATGAGGGGCGGTTGGTTGCGGCTGTGCCTCTTTATGTTCGTGATCAAAGTGACGGAGAATTTATTTTCGACCGCGTCTGGTATGAGGTTGCTCAGAAAGGAGGCATTACTTATTACCCTAAAGTAGTGGGAATGAGTCCTTATACTCCGGCTTCAGGTTATCGTTTTTTGATTGCTCCGGATGTTAATGCTGATGTTATTGTGAGGCTTGTCTGTCAGACGCTGGATAGATTTTGCACGGCTAATAACCTTGGAAGCAGTGCCTTTAATTTCGTAGACCCGGATTGGACCAAAGAAATGGAAGCCTATGGTTATGCTACATGGCAGCATCAAGGATATGTTTGGGAAAATCATGATTACAAGGATTTTGAGCAATGGATGGGGTCGCTCAACGGTAACCGCAGAAAAACTGTTCGCCGTGAACGTAAATCTTTGAAAGCTGAAAAAATCAGAGTTGAAATTTTGGTGGGAGACGAAATCCCTGATCATTATTTTTTGTTGATGTACAAATGTTATGTATCCACCAATGACAAGTTCGGCGTTTGGAGTTGCAAATACCTCAATGAAGAATTTTTTGAGGGACTAAGCAAATATATGCGGAAAAATATATTTTTTTCCGTTGCATTCCGGGAAGGTGAGGAAGAGCCGATAGCTATGGCAATGTTTGTTTTTTCCGGGGATCGTCTTTGGGGACGGTACTGGGGCTGTTTTGAAGAAGTGCGGTTTTTACATTTTGAGCTCTGTTATTATGCCCCGATAGAATGGGCTATAGCGAATGATATTCGGTTATACGATCCGGGCATGGGCGGTGAACATAAGGCCAGACGTGGATTTTTTTCGTCCCCCTGCTATAGTTTGCACAGGTTCAGCGATTCCTCTATGGATCTTACTTTTAAGACTTATATTCTTGAAGTTAATACTCTTGAAAACGGCTATATCAACGAAATGAATGACATGATGCCAATCGTTAAGAGTTAG
- a CDS encoding iron-sulfur cluster assembly scaffold protein — MTDPFNSLLSTIQQKCDDTAVDMFGKETTSRWKNPSFAAIMENPDSVGDMKGTCGDCIKIFLKFDNNKIYKASFFTDGCGASIVSADAACELSCGKTIDEASEIDGEDIVQLLGKIPEDKKHCAHLASSALQEALGSWLKKQG; from the coding sequence GTGACTGATCCGTTTAATAGCTTACTATCAACAATTCAGCAAAAATGTGATGACACAGCTGTAGATATGTTCGGAAAGGAAACAACCTCCAGATGGAAAAATCCTTCATTTGCAGCAATCATGGAAAACCCGGATTCAGTTGGAGATATGAAAGGAACTTGCGGGGACTGCATAAAAATATTTCTTAAATTTGATAACAATAAAATATACAAAGCATCTTTTTTTACGGATGGATGCGGTGCCAGCATCGTAAGTGCTGATGCAGCATGCGAATTGTCCTGTGGAAAAACGATTGATGAAGCTTCTGAAATTGACGGAGAAGATATTGTTCAACTTCTCGGCAAAATCCCCGAGGACAAAAAACATTGCGCACATCTGGCTTCATCCGCTCTGCAAGAAGCTCTTGGATCATGGCTTAAAAAACAGGGGTAA
- a CDS encoding GAK system CofD-like protein, producing MGKDHPGIVFFSGGTALAGLSGRLAEVNPECSYIITTFDSGGSSAQLRKVFDMPAVGDIRNRLISLADTRSPEKAEIVKLLATRFPKYGDKAALTGELQHLANGTHPLMENLSDVVRKILSDLFALFIKLAGDEFDPANACLGNIILAAGFMVHKRVLAPPIAQFSRLIRARGIVRAASLDSGHLAVRLQNGEIIAGQHLFTGKEVPPVPSPIDGMWACSGVNDPWPHSIHASSLAMMLIKEADLIVYPMGSFYSSILASLTPKGMGQAVSRNPCPKIFIPNLGYDPELLGHDVPLQIEKLLEVLRMDSPAEIKKESVLNTVLIDSVNGYYQDGLNLEALKKVDVKIIDRKLVSDKSDGLIDPDLLAPILMEFARQEEF from the coding sequence GTGGGGAAGGATCATCCTGGCATTGTTTTTTTTAGCGGCGGAACAGCTCTTGCCGGGCTTTCTGGAAGACTCGCCGAAGTCAATCCAGAATGTTCATATATTATAACTACCTTCGATTCAGGAGGCAGTTCCGCTCAGCTTAGAAAAGTTTTTGATATGCCGGCTGTCGGAGATATTCGTAATAGATTGATATCTCTTGCGGATACCAGATCTCCGGAAAAAGCAGAGATTGTAAAGCTTTTGGCTACCCGTTTTCCTAAATACGGAGACAAAGCTGCGTTGACAGGGGAGCTGCAACACCTCGCAAACGGTACACATCCACTTATGGAAAATCTTTCGGATGTTGTGCGTAAAATACTTTCGGATCTTTTCGCTCTCTTTATTAAGTTGGCTGGTGACGAATTTGACCCGGCGAATGCCTGTCTCGGGAATATCATTCTTGCCGCAGGATTTATGGTTCATAAGCGGGTGCTGGCTCCTCCTATTGCACAATTTTCAAGACTTATCAGGGCGAGGGGGATTGTTCGTGCCGCTTCATTGGATAGCGGCCATTTGGCAGTCCGTTTACAGAACGGTGAAATTATAGCAGGGCAGCATCTTTTTACAGGTAAAGAAGTTCCACCGGTTCCCTCTCCTATTGACGGCATGTGGGCCTGTTCTGGCGTAAACGACCCGTGGCCGCATTCAATACATGCTTCATCTCTTGCTATGATGCTTATTAAGGAAGCTGATTTGATTGTTTATCCTATGGGTAGCTTCTATTCCAGTATCCTGGCTTCTCTGACTCCGAAAGGTATGGGACAGGCTGTCTCTCGAAACCCTTGTCCGAAAATTTTTATTCCTAATCTGGGATATGACCCGGAACTTCTAGGGCATGATGTTCCCTTGCAGATCGAAAAACTTTTAGAAGTATTGCGGATGGATAGTCCGGCAGAGATAAAAAAAGAGTCTGTTTTAAACACTGTTTTAATTGATTCGGTGAATGGATATTATCAAGACGGACTGAATCTCGAAGCCTTGAAAAAAGTGGATGTAAAGATAATCGACCGGAAACTTGTTTCCGATAAATCCGATGGACTTATTGATCCGGATTTGCTGGCACCTATACTTATGGAATTTGCCCGGCAGGAAGAGTTTTAG
- a CDS encoding LysR family transcriptional regulator — MELRQLRYFIAVAEELHFGRAAHRVHIAQPPFSQQIKSLEEEIGAKLLERNSRKVRLTEEGRYFYEQAVSILEQTDLAVSTVGRMAKGESGSVKVGFMEIAMDSLLPEAIRAFRHKHSDVSVLISQLGASAQLERIRSGELDVGFSTVFMHGMEGLASIRLFSKKHVLAVPDDHIFTRKKSLSLEEIAKEKLIMFPRAGQPDLHDSIMQAFSKRGLVPIISQEVSGLSGAAALISSGMGVAFLPDNSHVSRKGITLIPVIEEFPSMDIFMVWNKDSCSNTAKVFMERVADYFSVSKIIFNGTS; from the coding sequence ATGGAATTAAGACAGCTTAGATATTTTATAGCCGTTGCCGAAGAACTTCATTTCGGGCGTGCCGCGCACAGAGTTCATATCGCTCAACCTCCTTTTTCTCAACAGATAAAATCTCTTGAAGAGGAAATTGGAGCAAAGCTTCTGGAGCGAAACAGCCGTAAAGTGCGACTCACTGAAGAGGGACGATATTTTTATGAACAGGCTGTTTCGATCTTAGAACAGACTGATCTTGCGGTTTCAACGGTCGGTAGAATGGCAAAAGGTGAGAGTGGAAGTGTTAAGGTCGGATTTATGGAGATTGCCATGGACAGTCTGTTACCCGAAGCAATCAGAGCTTTTCGCCATAAACATTCTGATGTTTCTGTTCTTATAAGCCAATTAGGAGCTTCGGCTCAACTTGAGCGAATTCGTTCAGGTGAGCTTGATGTCGGATTTTCTACTGTATTTATGCACGGAATGGAGGGTCTTGCGTCAATTAGATTGTTTTCTAAGAAGCATGTGCTTGCTGTTCCAGACGATCATATTTTCACGCGAAAAAAAAGTTTGTCGCTTGAAGAGATTGCTAAGGAAAAGTTGATTATGTTCCCACGGGCAGGGCAACCTGATTTGCATGATTCTATAATGCAAGCCTTTAGTAAAAGGGGATTAGTGCCGATAATCAGTCAGGAGGTTTCTGGTCTTTCCGGAGCTGCTGCCTTGATTTCTTCCGGGATGGGTGTAGCGTTTCTGCCTGATAACAGCCATGTTTCACGTAAGGGAATAACTTTGATTCCTGTAATTGAAGAGTTTCCATCAATGGATATTTTTATGGTATGGAATAAGGATTCCTGTTCTAATACCGCAAAAGTTTTTATGGAGAGGGTTGCGGATTATTTTTCGGTTTCTAAAATAATATTTAATGGAACAAGCTAA
- a CDS encoding deoxyribonuclease IV — translation MYIGAHMPITGGIDKAVDRIMSINGTALQIFTHNQRQWKVNPLENETVDAFKKRRQEWGNYPVSVHDSYLINLASPKPENALKSVKAFAQELARTERLGIEYVVTHPGSHLGSGKVEALERYVANIDLAIAMSETEEVMVLIENTAGQGTNLGSRFGELATILEDSGYTDRMGVCFDTCHAFAAGYDLRSPETYNQVFDRFDQLIGLDFIRFFHLNDCKEDLGAHKDRHENIGKGKIGIEGFRSLINDARFSTIPKVIETPKGEDINFESDRMNIDLLRSLKVE, via the coding sequence ATGTATATAGGTGCGCACATGCCCATTACCGGGGGCATTGATAAAGCAGTGGACAGAATAATGTCTATCAACGGGACTGCCTTACAGATTTTTACCCATAATCAGCGGCAGTGGAAGGTCAATCCTCTAGAAAATGAGACTGTTGATGCTTTTAAAAAACGCCGGCAGGAGTGGGGCAATTATCCTGTTTCTGTGCATGATTCATATTTGATAAATTTAGCGTCTCCGAAGCCGGAAAATGCTTTAAAATCTGTCAAAGCTTTTGCTCAGGAATTGGCGAGAACAGAACGTTTGGGTATTGAGTATGTCGTGACTCATCCCGGTTCTCATTTGGGCTCCGGAAAAGTTGAAGCTTTGGAGCGCTATGTGGCAAATATTGATCTTGCTATAGCAATGTCTGAAACCGAAGAAGTCATGGTTCTCATAGAGAATACTGCCGGACAGGGTACAAATTTAGGAAGTAGATTCGGAGAACTTGCCACTATTCTGGAAGATTCCGGTTACACTGACAGAATGGGTGTTTGCTTTGATACCTGTCACGCTTTTGCTGCAGGCTATGATTTGCGTTCTCCTGAAACTTATAATCAGGTTTTCGATAGATTCGATCAACTTATCGGACTGGATTTTATCCGTTTTTTTCATCTTAATGATTGCAAAGAAGATTTAGGTGCACACAAAGACCGGCATGAGAATATTGGTAAAGGTAAAATCGGGATTGAAGGTTTTAGAAGCCTGATTAATGATGCCAGGTTTTCAACTATCCCCAAGGTTATTGAAACTCCGAAAGGGGAAGATATAAATTTTGAATCAGATAGAATGAACATCGACCTTCTTCGTTCACTTAAGGTTGAATGA
- a CDS encoding DUF2325 domain-containing protein, whose translation MCAALIGGMDRLKQNYITSAKQKGFKLKVFTGKENKVSAMLGKADHVIIFTNQISHAAKIDIVKYTKAKNIPLHMYHSCGVSTLKNCLEKL comes from the coding sequence ATGTGCGCAGCTCTTATAGGCGGAATGGATCGGCTGAAACAAAATTATATAACATCTGCAAAACAAAAAGGATTCAAGTTAAAAGTCTTCACTGGTAAAGAAAATAAAGTATCTGCAATGCTCGGTAAAGCGGACCACGTAATCATTTTTACCAATCAAATATCACATGCAGCTAAAATTGATATCGTAAAATATACAAAAGCAAAAAACATTCCTCTGCACATGTATCACTCATGCGGAGTTTCAACTCTGAAAAATTGCCTTGAAAAATTATAA
- a CDS encoding YqiA/YcfP family alpha/beta fold hydrolase — MNNIFLNIHGFGSSGKNSKAAALACSFPTHELISPDLPADPEECLTLLESIIAENSNRPLVMQGSSMGGLYALVMHIRHKIPALLINPALTPASLVEKRVGETYDFGNGKQIIITSEHVNKFAKVENEIEKAICEGLVKKDKVLALLGEQDEVLDQNVMKGLLKKLGVEIVSFETDHHFTGYDKVTENNRKVRNFLLKN; from the coding sequence ATGAACAACATTTTTTTAAATATCCACGGATTCGGTTCATCAGGAAAAAACTCGAAAGCAGCGGCTCTGGCCTGTTCTTTTCCAACCCATGAACTTATCAGCCCGGACCTCCCGGCAGACCCGGAAGAATGTCTGACTCTTCTTGAAAGCATCATTGCTGAAAACAGTAATCGTCCACTGGTTATGCAGGGATCATCTATGGGCGGACTCTATGCTCTGGTCATGCATATTCGTCACAAAATACCTGCGCTCCTTATCAATCCGGCACTCACTCCAGCATCACTTGTGGAAAAACGCGTAGGCGAAACATACGATTTCGGAAATGGAAAACAGATTATTATCACATCTGAACACGTTAATAAATTTGCCAAAGTCGAAAACGAAATTGAAAAAGCTATTTGCGAAGGTCTAGTTAAAAAAGATAAAGTCTTGGCTCTGCTAGGTGAACAGGACGAAGTATTAGATCAAAACGTAATGAAAGGATTACTAAAGAAGCTGGGAGTTGAAATCGTTTCATTTGAAACTGATCATCACTTTACAGGTTATGACAAGGTGACAGAAAACAACCGGAAGGTAAGAAATTTTCTGTTAAAAAACTAA